Proteins from a genomic interval of Thunnus thynnus chromosome 5, fThuThy2.1, whole genome shotgun sequence:
- the exoc3l1 gene encoding exocyst complex component 3-like protein — protein sequence MSAGNQKNGGDKPEDMVAVAAVWPEVERAECLARGAALKWASGVFCRPEHLERLSQYKKRESQRTSSIHTRLKSMVQSYLEGVGWGLEQLREARVELKEVSHALRKAGLESNRNGEGMKSLERLREVSVNHCQLLAAVSNLPRLYSVRSMVLETERLVESRRLLEAHARLMDLERWQDDILWQLQGSAGTAGGALSTEDQELVTKYFSGVGQLVEALGKELWAVVSSALALARQNPTPFVSAVRIVEREEALDQALLEERGGSSRPLPRGRPRCWRACFFQVLEEAVSARFRSVSYLHTRGPGLAGHLSALQHGIMADLATVRHLLEHCVPPHYRLTGAYLRASHRCLHAHLAQVSSWDLESGEIFAVLNWVLHIYNSPDMMGHPELVTEMEKEELGPLISTEGLEQLQNKYVQSVRKSVSEWMHKALQVELQDWQRDQEPDTDHEGFYQTSLPTIITQMLEENARVALMIGESLRDQTIQMGLYEMENLLNRFREALVEFGKEHRRDPSNNNNKFYLHYLLASISNCIILKKSTESLQQQQSSRSAGQFSRTPPNPLAALDRAVRRACRLVMDQLLLDLQPFLPGLLTRPWLVQGDPTPKLCRVLERHLELYGRVRPPCRQRLQEEAQWLMVVEYVRALMQKRLVCRSAEERRQLAQQMVQDDQQFREIFHGLEGEGSVPEVNPLALLPVLADFIQLKDPGMLALEVSGLAAKYPDISEEHVSVLLDIRGDVSRDIRGTVLDLLEQSAPPLPAGYRPIFTDILVPPSTMAFCLPTAKCA from the exons ATGTCAGCAGGGAATCAGAAGAATGGTGGTGACAAACCAGAAG ACATGGTGGCAGTGGCTGCGGTATGGCCAGAGGTGGAGAGAGCGGAGTGTTTGGCCCGTGGCGCTGCCTTGAAGTGGGCGTCAGGTGTTTTCTGTCGACCTGAACATCTGGAGCGACTGAGCCAGtacaagaagagagagagccagaggaCGTCGTCCATACACACCAGACTCAAG TCCATGGTCCAGTCATACCTGGAGGGGGTAGGCTGGGGTCTGGAGCAGCTCCGGGAGGCCAGGGTCGAGCTGAAGGAGGTGTCACATGCTTTGAGGAAGGCAGGGTTGGAGTCTAACCGAAATGGAGAGGGAATGAAATCTTTGGAGAGGCTGAGAGAAGTGTCAGTCAACCACTGTCAGCTCCTCGCTGCCGTCAGCAACCTGCCACGACTTTACTCTG TGCGGAGCATGGTGTTGGAGACTGAGCGTCTGGTGGAGTCCCGGCGGCTCCTGGAGGCACACGCCCGCCTGATGGATCTGGAGCGCTGGCAGGACGACATCCTGTGGCAGCTCCAGGGGTCTGCTGGGACAGCAGGAGGTGCACTCAGCACTGAAGACCAGGAGCTGGTGACCAAATACTTCTCTGGTGTCGGACAGCTGGTGGAGGCTCTGG GTAAGGAGCTGTGGGCGGTGGTGAGCAGTGCTCTGGCTCTGGCCCGGCAAAACCCCACACCGTTTGTGTCAGCGGTGAGGATTGTGGAGCGGGAGGAGGCCCTGGACCAAGCTCtgctggaggagagaggggggagcAGCAGACCTCTGCCCCGTGGACGACCTCGCTGCTGGAGAGCATGTTTCTTCCAG GTACTAGAGGAGGCAGTGTCTGCGCGGTTTCGAAGCGTGTCCTACCTACACACACGTGGTCCAGGCCTGGCAGGCCACCTCTCCGCTCTCCAGCACGGTATCATGGCTGACCTGGCCACTGTACGCCACCTGCTGGAGCACTGCGTCCCGCCACACTACCGTCTAACTGGAGCTTACCTGAGGGCCAGCCACCGCTGTTTACATGCTCACCTGGCACAG GTTAGCAGCTGGGACCTGGAGAGTGGTGAAATCTTCGCTGTGCTCAACTGGGTGCTACACATCTACAACAG CCCAGACATGATGGGTCACCCAGAGCTGGTGACTGAGATGGAGAAAGAAGAGCTGGGACCTCTTATCTCAACTGAAGGACTGGAGCAGCTGCAGAACAAATATGTGCAGAGCGTGCGG AAGAGTGTGTCGGAGTGGATGCACAAAGCTCTGCAGGTGGAGCTGCAAGACTGGCAGAGAGACCAGGAGCCGGATACAGACCATGAAGGCTTCTACCAAACCAGCCTGCCCACTATCATCACACAG ATGCTGGAGGAGAACGCCCGGGTGGCTCTGATGATCGGAGAATCCCTACGAGACCAGACTATACAGATGGGACTGTATGAGATGGAGAACCTCCTGAAcag GTTTCGAGAAGCTCTGGTGGAATTTGGGAAGGAGCATCGCAGAGATccaagcaacaacaacaacaagttcTACCTCCACTATCTGCTGGCCTCCATCAGCAACTGCATCATCCTCAA AAAGTCCACAGAgagcctgcagcagcagcagtcgtCCCGGTCGGCAGGTCAGTTCTCTCGGACTCCTCCCAACCCGCTGGCAGCTCTGGATCGGGCGGTGAGGCGTGCGTGTCGCCTGGTGATGGATCAGCTCCTGCTAGACCTTCAGCCTTTCCTCCCAGGCCTGCTGACCCGACCCTGGCTGGTCCAGGGAGACCCCACACCCAAACTCTGCCGCGTCCTGGAGCGTCACCTGGAGCTGTACGGCCGTGTTCGACCCCCCTGCCGGCAG CGTCTGCAGGAGGAAGCCCAGTGGCTGATGGTGGTGGAGTACGTCAGGGCTCTGATGCAGAAGAGGTTGGTGTGTCGCAGCGCTGAGGAGAGGAGGCAGCTCGCTCAGCAGATGGTTCAGGACGACCAGCAGTTCAGAGAAATCTTCCACGGCCTG GAAGGTGAGGGGTCAGTACCTGAAGTGAACCCTTTGGCCTTACTACCTGTCCTGGCTGACTTCATCCAACTCAAAGACCCCGGCATGCTCGCTCTAGAAGTGTCAGGACTAGCAGCGAAATACCCCGACATCAG TGAAGAGCACGTGTCTGTGCTGCTGGACATCCGCGGTGACGTTTCCAGGGACATCAGAGGGACAGTACTGGACCTGCTGGAGCAGAGCGCCCCCCCTCTGCCAGCAGGATACCGGCCCATCTTCACAGACATCCTGGTGCCTCCCTCCACCATGGCCTTCTGTCTGCCTACTGCCAAGTGTGCATGA